One Candidatus Ornithobacterium hominis genomic region harbors:
- a CDS encoding S41 family peptidase, whose protein sequence is MNKLYIFLLMSLLSFFISCGDEIQKEEKKPTVQTKKDEVNDFIWSALNSWYYWQKDVPNLADNRFSDTEYLKFINSTKDHEGFFYNLLYRYGEEDRFSWVVDDVEKLMASFSGKQAATGLEYSLTSIENGNRILGLVNYIIPNSPADKAGLKRGDVFFKINGELLTQRNYRKLTEDNFTITVAQNFKIKNKVFTYDGEKKFHIKGEELQENPIHYSKIFKINGKKIAYLVFNAFQANYNDELNEKFGEFKAEGVTDLILDLRYNGGGSVNTALALGQMITGQFANRKYITLNYNDKHKASNSTGYLNKEIGLFEFEDGEMKSKGKELANSLHLNRVYVLTSHATASASELTITSLKPYIDVVQIGQKTYGKFVGSITLVDAPNSNINKAYTDFENRNKNHSYGMQPIVFAYFNSRNEVFVEGVEPDIKINFVDYLGNIKEFGNPNDPALAKALEQITGNKFRKASEKRLKLETWPVGDSKTLKKFGTEMYITDLSEFK, encoded by the coding sequence ATGAATAAATTATATATTTTCCTATTGATGTCGCTTTTGAGTTTTTTTATCAGCTGCGGAGATGAAATTCAAAAAGAAGAAAAAAAACCAACAGTGCAAACGAAAAAGGATGAAGTAAATGATTTTATATGGAGTGCACTGAACTCATGGTATTATTGGCAAAAAGATGTTCCTAATTTGGCTGATAACCGATTCAGCGATACAGAATATTTGAAGTTTATAAATTCAACAAAGGACCACGAAGGTTTTTTCTATAATCTTTTGTACCGATATGGTGAGGAAGATAGATTTTCTTGGGTAGTGGATGATGTGGAAAAATTAATGGCAAGCTTCTCTGGCAAGCAAGCAGCGACGGGTTTAGAGTATAGCCTGACAAGCATTGAAAATGGAAACCGCATTCTAGGTTTAGTAAATTATATAATTCCTAACTCGCCAGCAGATAAAGCAGGGCTGAAGAGAGGCGATGTTTTCTTTAAAATTAACGGTGAGTTGTTGACTCAAAGAAATTACAGGAAGTTGACAGAAGATAATTTCACCATAACGGTTGCCCAGAATTTTAAAATTAAAAATAAAGTCTTTACCTACGATGGCGAAAAAAAATTTCACATCAAAGGGGAAGAATTACAAGAAAATCCCATTCATTATTCAAAGATTTTTAAAATCAACGGTAAAAAAATAGCTTATCTCGTTTTTAATGCCTTTCAGGCTAATTACAATGATGAGTTGAATGAAAAATTTGGAGAGTTCAAAGCTGAAGGCGTTACAGATTTGATTTTAGATTTAAGGTACAATGGCGGAGGTTCTGTCAATACAGCTCTGGCACTTGGGCAAATGATTACAGGGCAGTTTGCTAATAGAAAATACATTACGCTAAATTATAATGATAAGCATAAGGCTAGTAACTCAACAGGGTATTTGAATAAAGAGATAGGTCTTTTTGAATTTGAAGATGGTGAAATGAAAAGCAAAGGCAAAGAATTGGCTAATTCATTACATCTTAACAGAGTCTATGTTTTAACCTCTCATGCTACGGCATCTGCAAGTGAATTAACGATAACTTCACTAAAACCTTATATCGATGTTGTGCAGATAGGGCAGAAAACGTATGGGAAATTTGTGGGTTCTATCACTTTAGTTGATGCACCAAATAGTAATATAAATAAAGCCTATACAGATTTTGAAAATAGAAATAAAAATCACTCTTACGGAATGCAACCGATTGTTTTTGCGTACTTTAACTCTAGAAATGAAGTCTTCGTTGAGGGAGTAGAACCTGATATTAAAATTAATTTTGTAGACTATTTAGGCAATATCAAAGAGTTTGGGAATCCCAATGACCCCGCGCTAGCCAAGGCTTTAGAGCAAATCACTGGAAATAAATTCCGTAAGGCGAGTGAAAAAAGATTAAAATTAGAAACTTGGCCTGTTGGTGATAGTAAAACGCTTAAAAAATTCGGGACAGAAATGTATATTACTGATTTATCTGAATTTAAGTAA